In Athene noctua chromosome 7, bAthNoc1.hap1.1, whole genome shotgun sequence, the following proteins share a genomic window:
- the C7H2orf76 gene encoding UPF0538 protein C2orf76 homolog, with amino-acid sequence MSPESSTITVRLVRSFEHRNFRPVVYHGVNLDQTVKQFITFVRKDVSSRTGLPPPFKNFKYDTMKIIHQAHKSKTGELVVSLEDDDKLILKEDSTLKAAGVANETELAFFCEEDYRNYKANPVSAW; translated from the exons atgtCACCAGAAAGCTCAACCATCACAGTTCGTCTTGTTCGTTCTTTTGAACACCGGAATTTCAGACCTGTGGTGTATCATGGAGTTAACTTGGATCAGACAGTAAAGCAGTTCATTACTTTTGTGCGGAAGG atgTGTCTTCAAGAACAGGACTTCctcctccttttaaaaattttaagtatg atacaaTGAAGATTATTCACCAAGCACACAAATCTAAG ACTGGTGAACTTGTAGTGAGTTTGGAAGATGATGacaaactgattttgaaagaagATAGTACGCTGAAAGCAGCCGGAGTAG CAAACGAGACGGAATTAGCATTCTTCTGTGAGGAAGATTACAGAAACTACAAAGCTAATCCTGTTTCAGCCTGGTGA
- the DBI gene encoding acyl-CoA-binding protein — protein sequence MSEAEFQKAAEEVKQLKSQPTDQEMLDVYSHYKQATVGDVNTDRPGMLDFKGKAKWDAWNALKGMSKEDAMKAYVAKVEELKGKYGI from the exons ATGTCAGAG GCCGAGTTCCAGAAGGCCGCTGAGGAGGTGAAGCAGCTCAAGTCCCAGCCCACGGACCAGGAGATGCTGGATGTCTACAGCCACTACAAACAGGCCACGGTGGGCGACGTGAACACGG ACCGCCCTGGTATGCTGGACTTCAAAGGCAAAGCAAAGTGGGATGCCTGGAATGCATTGAAAG GAATGTCCAAAGAAGATGCAATGAAAGCTTACGTAGCAAAGGTGGAAGAACTAAAGGGCAAATACGGCATCTGA
- the TMEM37 gene encoding voltage-dependent calcium channel gamma-like subunit, which translates to MTAIGAQAQRLLAHRRPKKSFFETLIRSLIILCVAIAVVLSSISICDGRWLFARGQLFGLWHFCTVSNSSVLKCVTDLSLARVEGLSVGVIPIRSMVSFAVVVAIFGLELLMVSQVCEDANARRKWSMGSVLILGSFLLSATGVLSFSILVKDHLTFTGFTLTYWCEFIAAFLFFLNGISGLHINSLTHPRNSVGKI; encoded by the exons ATGACCGCCATCGGGGCGCAG gcgcagaggctgctggcgcacCGGAGACCAAAGAAATCCTTCTTTGAGACGCTCATCAGGAGCCTGATCATCTTGTGCGTGGCCATAGCAGTGGTCTTGTCGTCCATCTCCATCTGCGATGGCCGCTGGCTCTTCGCGAGGGGGCAGCTCTTTGGACTGTGGCACTTCTGCACCGTTAGCAACAGCAGCGTCCTGAAGTGCGTCACTGACCTCAGCCTGGCCAGGGTGGAGGGGCTGAGCGTGGGGGTGATCCCCATCAGGAGCATGGTGTCCTTCGCCGTTGTGGTTGCCATATTTGGCCTGGAGCTGCTGATGGTGTCCCAAGTCTGCGAGGACGCCAATGCGAGGCGGAAGTGGTCGATGGGCTCCGTTCTCATCCTTGGCTCGTTTTTGCTGTCAGCCACTGGGGTTCTGAGCTTCTCCATCCTTGTGAAGGATCACCTCACCTTCACAGGCTTCACGCTGACATATTGGTGTGAGTTCAttgctgcctttctcttcttcctcaacGGGATCAGTGGACTTCACATCAACAGCCTCACGCACCCCAGGAACAGCGTAGGCAAAATCTAG